The genomic segment ATCAATATTGAACGTGACGATAATATTATACGTCATGTTAACGTTCTAAAACAAAAGCtaaaactgaaaaaaaaaaattattactatgAACAAACTTTGACAACTTATATAGCGCCCAAAAACTAAATTTCACAACCTATGAGATGAATTTGCTAATTTTCCCCCAAAAATTAAGTACAAACGGAGCACAGTATATATGCACACACATGTATGTATATAAAATTGTGTAATGCCATTTAATTGGAGTTAGAAATATACCTTCAACATGTGTACCAGATAGTTCGTAGATCACATATATCGAGcgaaaattgcaattttagtTCTGTAAATTAATATGTTTTTAATCATATAAGttataaaaatttgatttttataaaAGAACTTGgattttattttggttattgTCTTCTTTTTTTTGTTCAAAACCAATAAATcattgaatatgatttatttactCTGAGTCTATCCTACGTGAAACAcgtggagagaataaattttatattactcaaattaaaatatatctaataaaaaaataaaacaatatgacactcaatatttcaaaatgaggaaaaattttatcatttcaccttttttttttttgtaaatattaatGTATGTCATATAAGCTTTATTTTTGTCACATGAGCCACGTAAGATAATAAAAAAACTCAAGTTACAATTTAAAAACCAAACTTTGACAACTTACATGACTAAAAGCCAAACATGTCAACTTACATGACTAAAATCACAATTTTAGtacattaaattttaaatttcaaatattttgctCGGATTGCCAACCTGACGATAgaaaatgttgattttattcttaaaataacatatttaaaatactatataatcaaattaattaactaCAAAATATTTGTGTGACAAAATCATCAACATTTCTAGCAGAACTCCCTCCTTTCTCCACAGCTTCTCCGACCAATTCCTTCCACTTACGAGCATTTGCTTTAAGCTCCTTCCCTTTATCTCCATACACCATTTCTGCAACACACTTAGCAATCTCCTCTCTCTTAAATTCACCGGATTCAACCCGAGTACCTACATTCCAAACATCCTCGATAAACTTAGCATTCATCTTCTGGTCGGCCCATTGCCCCATTCCTATGATCGGCACGCCCACACTCAACGCCTCGAGAAAAGAATTCCATCCGCAGTGTGTCATAAAACACGAGACAGAGGGATGAGCCAGGACACGGGGCTGCGAGCACCATTCTACGACGAAACCTATATCCGATAAATTCGAAACAAAAGCTGGAGGGAGCTTGTTTTCTTCAGATGATCTTACAACCCACAAGAAATTGCAATTGCTCAATGCTAGGCCAAATGCAAGCTCCTCCATTTGTTCTTTTTGAAGGGAAACCGCACTTCCAAATGAAACATAAAGAACCGAGTTTGTTTCTTTCGAGTCTAGCCATTCTATGCATGCTTCACAAGTTGGCTCAAAGACACTAATCATGTGATCTTTTTGGTCGTAAATTTCCTCGCTTGTTTGTAGTAATGAGATCGTCGGACCGATGGTCTTTATTGGCCATGTACTAGACATCCACTCAATCATCTGCAGATCCAAAGAATTAAATTAAgtggaaataattttttatattttgatttttagtctattaaattttcaaattttgatttttgttttgttttcaatCCTATTTCCTTTGAATGGTAACGTGAAACCGAAAAATTCTAATATGACATCGAAAAATGTTCATGTAATATTGAAAATTACTGAATTATCCGTCATCAATTGgaccaaaataaaaataaccgaaaatgaaaaatcaatatagtaaaccaaaaatttgaaaacccATTGGACCAAATCACAAAATTGAAAAAGTTtgtggaaaaaaattattttctcttAAATTAAATGGGTAATTGTAAGATGTGGAAGTAAACTCACACTTTTTTCCTATTTGGGTTTAGCTGATCTAGCTACTTTAAATTTTGATCGATCCCAAAATCCCTATCATACGGTTACCTTATTATTATAAGAGAAAAGATCAAACTTAATTACCTCATTCTCAAGCTTGTCAAATGTGTTGAAAAAGATCAAATCCGCTTCCTCAAGATTAGAGAACTGATCAGCAAGAAGGTTCATGATAGTGTTATTAGGATCCATAATCTTGGGAAAAGAGGGCAAGTCTTCGACCTCGAGACGACGAGGCAATGCTGGCATTGGCACGACAGGATCTTTGTAAGGAAGCTTCAACAACCCTTTTTTCAAATGGTAGTATACAGCACAAACAGAACAAGACTGCGTGAAAAACGGCACCGTGAGCAAACCTCGGCCTCGAGCGATGCCCGAAACCCAATGCATTAAAGAATCATACACGATAGCTTTAGCAATACAACCAGATTCGATCTGTTCGTCAAGAAACTTAGCCAAACTCTGTGAAACACATCGCTTGAGACGTGCCAAGTACTCCTCGAATGTCTCGGTTTGATTCTGATTGTCCTCGGAACCGTCGGATATGGTTTGTATGTTGATTGAGCTGCTGCTGCTGGAGGAAAACTTCGATGATTTGTTTAGTTGTGTGGTAGTTATAACGGTGATGTGCAGACCCTTTGAGGCTAAGAACTTGGAGAACGCGGCGGCGGGGCTTATGTGACCTTGTGCCGGGTAAAGGAGGACTAGAACACGTGGCTTTCTAGTTCCATCCGCTGCCATTTTGGTTCTTGCTTTCTCTTCGCTACTAGGTTTTCTCCGCCCACTAGTCTTACGAAGTAGAGTGCAATAAATAGAATTAAATCTTTAAATAATTGTATATATAACACGAGGATAAATAGCAAACCCTTTAATTCTTGAATGTTCATAATCGATTACTCGGAAAATTATAGTTAGATCTCCATGCCCACATCCTCGCCCCCTCTCTGGTTCTGGAAAATCTTATATTCTGATGTCGACTTAGCCTTCGTGACATTTGTAATAAATGAAATAATTAGCTGTATTCTAGTAGCAGCAGCATAAACAATCATCAGCTCATGCCACCACATAACTTGCTCATCAGTGAAGAAAAGTAAAATGATTCCATTTAAGAAAATCAAGAAACAAATGAAGGGTATCTACATCTACAAAAAGTTAGAAAAGAATCACCATCCATGCCAACAAACATACAAACCGGCGCAAAAAtcatccatctaaagaaaaagcaacaaaatatgacaaaaatTTACCTTTAGTGTTCCGTCAAACAGAAGAAATGCCAAGTACAAACCcaaaaatgggaagaaattgatatccttcagaaaataaaaacacagTATCGCGAGtttcattaaaaagaaaaaacagaAACAGATTGAGCCTTACATAAATATCGGCCCGCAATATGTCAGAATTCTTATAGAATTTATTGCCGCTGAAATACAATCGCAACAGCAAAAATCTCTTCCACTATCAAACAACTAAAGAGAACGCAAAGTAGCTATTTTCGATCGACTTGGGGTCTCTTTTTACTATGATCGATTTCGGGGAATATTGGGAAAATAACAATTTGGGGAATTGGAGAGAGGGGGACAGTGACTGAGTGGGAAAAAAGGTCGAGGGGACAAAGATGAAAGGAATTGTTAAAATAGGAGAAGACTGAAGGGAACAatgaaaagtttaaaaaaaattaactataTTATGATAATATGGTAAAAATGtcgggtttttttaaaaaaataatataatatcaaaaaGAATGTgttaaaatattacaaatttaaagaatttttaaaaGTAAAGCAATTCGTAATTCAAAATTctggattcaatttttttaaaaaaaaatcacggATTCTTATAATCCGTTACATACTATCACGGATTCAGAATCCCTGAATATGTGACTCCTTCTACTCTATAAATTACGCCGAGTTTCAGTCGAGTCTCGATATGAATTAAAAATTCGAAAGAATTGCGCCAAGTATCAGAATTAGAAATTCGGAAGTATAGCAACCGAGTATCACTCTTAATTCAAGAGTATAGCGTCATGAATGTTCGAACGTAGCATAGTTGATAATGTTATTCAAAGAGATCTTAAGAGgtaatgtttttcttttattgataatattataattatatttaagaGATAATATTATTACGTGTaaagtttttctattttttctttctatattgaaaatattttgttttatgtAATATTTCTAATAATATTTGTCATTTATTTCAGGTATTAACATTTTTCGTTGATTTTATTACAAATTTCGTGTTACCACATTTGAAAAGATAATTTAagtattttcttatattttaattgtattatttatattgtattaatataattataattttgttcacTTGCATTATACGAATAAGtataattttgttaaatattatatttttaatattaatcacATTATAGAATAATAATAGGAACACTAATCAGAaagtaataataaatataaatttgtgatatttgaaatatttttcaaggTTAGTATtctaaatataattatattatttaaatataagaaTAAGTTAATATTAGTGTATTCAATACTgatgaaattataaaatattttattacattTGTTAACTAAATTTATAAGTGTTTTAGTATGAAATAATATATAGTTAAGCTATAACTTCGGTTGTAttaatataatctataatattGTAATTATGTTGATGTTAATGCAAAGTAATATAAGAATTAATAATTGTAATTAACATATTTTTATCCAATGATATAATTTGAATTAACTTActtaaaacttttatttcattaattaaattaaattttaatgtcAAATTTTATTATGTGGTTATgtaaaaaacaattttaaaaaacataacTTTATAGTGTAAATTAGAATTTTTTGTCTGTTTATTATGttgtattttgtttaaaaaaaatttgacactCTTAATtgttaatattaaaaattaatatatctgtaaaaattataataacacatgtttaaaatcttaattttttaatataagtcataacatatttttattattataaatacaaACATtggtttttttaaatatattttgtaattaaattgatttgacaatatataatttaattaaaaagaataataataatttttttaattgattcttgaaatttgatccaatataaaatatatattttaatatatttgtaataaactcataattaaatgttttataattgtATATGTTATATCTTAGTTTTCGCTCCAGACATGGATACTTTAAGGGTCTTACTTTACGTAGGTGGCTATGTCATTATTGAAAAGATGGTAGGATTTGATATAGTATCCCCACGACCAGGCCCATTAAAATCCCACGTTCTATTACATTTTCCCAAGTGGTGAATTATTTGCATCGCAAGCTGGTGATCGACCCATCAAAATTCTGCATCAAATTGTCAACGAAATATTGTTATAGCTCGTTGTCTTGTTACATTGAAAAACATGTCTATGTCACAGATGATGATAGTCTACAATTTATATTTGATTTGCCCACACTGGATTGCATGTAGTTGTATGTTGATCCATCGCCAGTGTTGCAGAACGTAAGTGATTACGATTTCGATGCAGGCATACTGGTAATAACGCAAGGTTTGGCGACAGTAGGTTTAAATCAAACGGGACCTTTATGTATCACGTCAATGAACAGCCAACTCAGACATATTCTGGGATCGTCACTGGTCCTTGGGATCACCATATCATGGCTCACACCGAAGAACACTATGCATGGGGGATGAATAGAACAAGACAATGAGATTTTACTTCAGGGGGTTAGGATCATCATATCACGGTTCCCTCAGGAATTGATGTTGCATGAGGTTCGAGTAGAACACGCCAATTGGATTTAAATTCATGGGGTGATGaagaaaaaaataccacaaatgTTAGATATTTTGATAATTCTACTAGGGCTGTAAATATTATCGCCCCAATTACAGAACACATGCCTGAGGAAGATGATTTATTTTGGGACAGTTCTCATCGTGTCATGAATAGCAATGATGATTTGTATGCTACATCAATTGACGGAGAAGATGATGTCTATGTTGACAATGCAAATGAAGGCACATCGTTGCATGTCCTGATGTCTGGAACAACACTGACAGAGAACTTTCCTATTGCACCGGAGCAATATTTACGTGAAATTCTCTAATTTTTCAATGAAGTATATGACGAACAAATTTCAGATTCATTTGGTCTTCTTTCTGCTTCACGAACAAACTTTTACAATCTTGATAGGCCAGAGGTCGGTGTAAAAATGGTTTTTAAGAGCAAAAATGATTTAATAGCTTCAGTGAAAGATTTTTCTGTTCGAGTTTGAGACGTGAATATATAGTTGTCGAAAGTTCTCCGATAATTTGGAAGGTCAAATGTAAAAACTGGTCCGAAGGTGGCAATTCTGGGTGGGGACTTCGAGCATCGTCGAAAAAAAATTTAGGCTATTTCATGATCACCAAATATGGTGATGATCACACATGCATATCTAGCCAAGTCGGTATAGATCACCACAACCTTGACGTCAACATGATAGCCAGTACACTTTTGAGAATCGTGCGTTGTGATCCTACATACGAGGTCAAGTATGTGCGAGAAAGTATTAAAGCAAAATATGGGTATGATACATCGTATATTAAGGCATGGCAGAGTTTGAAGCATGCGGTGGAGATCGTCTATGGCACTGGGAAAGCTCTGTAACTTTGCTTCCTAAATATATGGGTGCTTTGTCGAATTACAATCAAGGAACTACCATAGAATGGAAGCACCTTCGACCGTATGACCATCCACATAAAATTTTGAACGTATTTTGGGCCTTCAAACCTTGTATAAATGGTTTTCTATATAGTCGCAACATAATCAGTGTAGACGGTACCTAAAACGtctgctcattttaaaattatattgaaACATTCTTTAAAGCTAAAGAGGAAGATACACACgctcaaaaaaatttaaataagttGAGCATGCTTTTAAAAGGTCATCCAACCTctgaataaaataattgcaGTTAATTTTAATCTTAAAATTAAATCAACCACGAAAACCAAGATTCAAAACATTTAACCATATTTCTTAAAACCATATCTCATAAACATAATACGGAAAAATGCAAGGTCATCGGGTTATCCAGTGCACCCCCAGCTTAGCCTACTCAATCTTCAATGACTCCAGTCTCCTCAACCGAAAgatcacatgcatcaatcacacctagtgagtctaaagactcaacacacctgaatcgttataacaagtacatatacataacatgcaacagtgaaaagtactgtaatcaacatatgtttcatgatcttaaaagcaaaACGTAAACATATagtataaaaatataatgtGTCAAAACACGTCTCATTATAATtatcatatatgtatacattttcttgattgaattcagttcgttagttgtgactttcgtatcagctctatcatatcagctctatttgatggattcatctacgtataaccgcggtacccggcgacgGGGACAACATCGACaacattacccgcccactgatcattggccttacatatcatcgtattcatatacatattagtcacaaccaactctcatccttcaaaacatgttatcatattcatcacttatcaaaatcatgaatatacgtaactttccttaaaatcaaacatgcaacgtatttttttcatatttacataaaaagtcatatacataataacataaacatttaaaacatgtcaaatcgtgtttagagcactgccaagactgctaactcgacccgggtgcaaaatgatcattttgccacTGGAAATCctaaatgaccgttttacccctggacctctaaatttcgactcgaagccaaccaaactccttaaaaccccttaaaacataattataaggaattattagacgtaaaatcgagtCCGTTTAAAAActtatacgattcgttttaaaacttagatcggtgtcccgattttaacccgaatcaaccagAAACTCAACCAAACTTAAAACATGCCTTAACTGTACCAtaccagcccttaaaccacATAGATCAAACCACTTATGACCCTCGAACAACACATgaaagttgctggaatttttctGCATGCATACACCGAAGCCCTAGTTGCACCCACGACCCCGTAATCGATCATAGACTAAAAACCAGCGTGTCCAGCCCTTAAACACTATCCTAAGACCATGATCAAGCCGAGGACTCACTCCTGGACCAACCAAACTCACGCTTATTGTCCATGAAATCAGCCACACGTGAGTTACCCGAACACAAGCAACACCCGATCCTACACGACCCTTGCACCTCGACCGACTCCAGTATCATGACCAGCCGCGGATGTGCCCTCCTAGACCACGTCTCAACCCCCTTAGGACTGCACCGTGGCTCGGTTCGACTCCCCAACAGCTGTTCCACTTCCCAACACCCGATCTAGCCACAAGCATCACATAAACTGTAACATCCcgaaaaaatttgaaggttcgcGTAAATCACatacatgcaagttattaaatttctttgatattttatttaattgttttaatgcattaaatgcatgtttatttcattaatttgtgtttaagtatttttatgtattttatgcataattcatgcatgataggatttaattaattaaattttaaaagttcatgcattagggtttctaggtgcatttcacgctcgaacgagatacggagaccggagaattttaaggaaaattatttttattacatgattaatttttattaattaatttaagattttttaaaggtaattttaaagaattaggaattattgggtatttttacccgcgagattttaatttttaacggtacacaaattttagcGAATCAGGAacctttttgagggttcggctaatattttcaaaatctttccaacacgaaatatttttcgggagtgtgtttggatttaatgggcctaattttaagcttgttgggttaattatctttttaaacttttaattattaaattagggCTCGTTATCTATTAGTTTACTATTTAATATCACCTAAACTACTCCTTAACCTAAACCCAATAATTGACCAGGCGACAACCCCTCCCCCACCATCTTTTCCTCACGTTTTTCAGCAAGAGGTTCCCCAAAGAAAGCGTCGGTCGAGTTTTCTCCAAAGAAGAAAATCTTCTCGGGTTCCCTCGCCTCgttcttgctcttcaatcatcatcaaggcacgcttg from the Primulina tabacum isolate GXHZ01 chromosome 8, ASM2559414v2, whole genome shotgun sequence genome contains:
- the LOC142554140 gene encoding mogroside I-E synthase-like: MAADGTRKPRVLVLLYPAQGHISPAAAFSKFLASKGLHITVITTTQLNKSSKFSSSSSSSINIQTISDGSEDNQNQTETFEEYLARLKRCVSQSLAKFLDEQIESGCIAKAIVYDSLMHWVSGIARGRGLLTVPFFTQSCSVCAVYYHLKKGLLKLPYKDPVVPMPALPRRLEVEDLPSFPKIMDPNNTIMNLLADQFSNLEEADLIFFNTFDKLENEMIEWMSSTWPIKTIGPTISLLQTSEEIYDQKDHMISVFEPTCEACIEWLDSKETNSVLYVSFGSAVSLQKEQMEELAFGLALSNCNFLWVVRSSEENKLPPAFVSNLSDIGFVVEWCSQPRVLAHPSVSCFMTHCGWNSFLEALSVGVPIIGMGQWADQKMNAKFIEDVWNVGTRVESGEFKREEIAKCVAEMVYGDKGKELKANARKWKELVGEAVEKGGSSARNVDDFVTQIFCS